Proteins from a single region of Chryseobacterium sp. W4I1:
- a CDS encoding AraC family transcriptional regulator: MMSATKVLLFFLLISFDHHFSQTKSEDYLSIRKKYENLEKNTSGAMPWVHQYITKAKKEKNYARLFQGYKDAVFFSPSDQDKMLYADSTILAALKSGEKDLISTAYLGKGIIYYFNFKKFEPALNEYLIAYKHSKNTNNDYLRYKVKYHLGVVKSYLGYYGDALELFNECNLYFEKKCEEKLYPNELYNNTRGYYNTLHQMIVCYRNLKQYNISDSLVSVALSNTYDMDDFALERGYFVKCKGLLEYNHKNYKTAIVDLNQSLVPITRAKDFAWASVVYYYLGKIYQDSGQSKSLKYFMKVDSIFSTRHFILPEVRPSYEELIKDSKREKNLEKELYYTKQLLKVDSVLNRDFTYLSAKIHKEYDTKLLIDKKEILERKSKGRLISMIVFIVLSFIFLGMFIKRYIREQNVQRKYTELQYRLGKEGLIAQNKLDEKKGKSGPPVEERKSSLTAEQTLELTTKLELFEKNNGFLQKGLTQNKLAAKLNTNTSYLSSYINEQKKVNFNHYLAELRIAYITKLLNSNKKYLNYTIEALAEECGISSRQNFSDLFYEINGIRPKDFIRKRKEEWEED, from the coding sequence ATGATGTCAGCAACCAAGGTTTTGTTATTTTTTCTTTTGATATCTTTTGATCATCATTTTTCCCAGACCAAAAGTGAAGACTACCTGAGTATTAGAAAAAAGTACGAGAATCTGGAAAAGAATACTTCCGGAGCGATGCCATGGGTCCACCAGTATATCACAAAAGCAAAAAAGGAAAAAAATTACGCCAGGTTATTTCAGGGATATAAGGATGCTGTATTTTTTTCTCCCTCCGATCAGGATAAGATGCTGTATGCAGACAGTACCATTCTGGCTGCTTTGAAATCTGGAGAAAAGGATCTCATTAGCACGGCTTATCTTGGTAAAGGGATTATATACTATTTCAATTTCAAGAAATTTGAACCTGCCTTAAATGAGTATTTGATAGCCTACAAGCATTCAAAAAATACAAATAATGATTACCTGAGGTATAAGGTAAAATATCATTTGGGTGTGGTTAAGAGTTATCTCGGATATTATGGGGATGCTTTGGAGCTGTTTAATGAATGTAATCTTTATTTTGAAAAGAAATGCGAAGAAAAACTTTATCCCAATGAGCTTTACAACAACACAAGAGGATATTATAATACGCTGCATCAGATGATTGTCTGTTACCGGAATCTAAAACAGTATAATATTTCAGACAGCTTGGTCAGTGTGGCGCTTTCTAATACTTATGATATGGATGATTTTGCTTTAGAACGTGGATACTTTGTTAAGTGTAAGGGTCTTCTGGAATATAATCATAAGAATTATAAGACTGCCATTGTTGATTTGAATCAATCACTGGTACCGATAACAAGAGCAAAAGATTTTGCATGGGCCTCTGTAGTATATTATTATTTGGGGAAAATTTATCAGGATTCCGGTCAATCAAAAAGCCTGAAATATTTTATGAAGGTAGATTCGATTTTCAGTACCCGTCATTTTATATTGCCTGAGGTCAGACCGAGTTATGAAGAGCTGATAAAAGATAGTAAACGGGAAAAAAATCTGGAAAAAGAGCTTTATTATACCAAACAGCTCTTAAAAGTCGATAGTGTGTTGAACAGAGATTTTACCTACCTATCGGCTAAAATCCACAAAGAATATGATACTAAACTGCTTATTGATAAAAAAGAAATATTGGAGAGGAAAAGCAAAGGAAGACTCATCTCAATGATTGTATTTATTGTTTTATCATTCATATTCCTTGGAATGTTCATAAAACGATATATCAGAGAGCAGAATGTTCAGAGGAAGTATACGGAACTTCAGTATAGGCTGGGTAAAGAAGGATTGATTGCCCAGAATAAACTGGACGAAAAAAAAGGGAAGTCCGGACCACCGGTCGAGGAACGGAAAAGCTCACTGACGGCAGAACAGACCCTGGAGCTAACTACAAAGCTGGAGTTATTTGAGAAAAATAATGGTTTTCTCCAAAAAGGTCTTACTCAAAATAAGCTGGCGGCAAAACTTAATACCAACACTTCATACTTATCAAGTTATATCAACGAACAAAAAAAAGTTAATTTTAACCACTACCTGGCAGAGTTACGCATTGCCTACATTACAAAACTTTTAAATTCAAATAAAAAATATCTCAATTACACCATTGAGGCGCTTGCCGAAGAGTGCGGGATTTCTTCTAGGCAGAACTTTTCTGACCTCTTCTATGAAATCAACGGCATCAGGCCAAAGGATTTCATCAGAAAGAGAAAAGAAGAATGGGAAGAAGACTGA
- a CDS encoding type 1 glutamine amidotransferase domain-containing protein — MNKQNNVIRKQPKHTFPKKKILCLVSNAAQLHGMEVGFFAEEMTRPFFDFINAGYDVNIASPKGGKVVFDGHSNPENPKGAYPNDLISIGFVHHTIFGKWMENTLPIANINVADYDAICVSGGGAPLINFKDDLKLHKLIADFYEAGKVTCLICHGTSLLLWTQLSDGTLLADGKTWTGFADSEENMINEMFGITVNDYTIETEARKNPNTKFEVAGPLEPFAIRDGRLITAQQQHSSFLASQLVIEALSE; from the coding sequence ATGAACAAACAAAATAATGTAATTAGAAAACAGCCAAAACATACTTTTCCTAAGAAAAAAATTTTATGTTTGGTTTCCAATGCAGCCCAACTTCACGGAATGGAAGTTGGATTTTTTGCCGAAGAAATGACAAGACCATTTTTCGACTTCATCAATGCTGGTTACGATGTAAATATTGCGTCTCCGAAAGGCGGGAAAGTCGTTTTTGATGGACATAGCAATCCGGAAAACCCAAAAGGAGCTTATCCGAACGATTTGATAAGTATAGGTTTTGTACATCACACAATATTTGGAAAATGGATGGAAAATACACTGCCTATTGCCAATATCAACGTCGCTGATTATGATGCGATTTGTGTGTCTGGTGGTGGTGCTCCATTAATCAATTTTAAAGATGATTTAAAACTGCATAAATTGATAGCAGATTTCTATGAAGCAGGGAAAGTCACTTGTTTAATTTGCCACGGAACATCGTTGTTATTATGGACTCAATTAAGCGACGGAACTCTTTTAGCGGATGGGAAAACCTGGACTGGATTTGCTGATAGCGAGGAAAATATGATTAATGAAATGTTTGGAATTACGGTAAACGATTACACTATCGAAACAGAAGCGCGTAAAAACCCAAACACTAAATTTGAAGTAGCTGGTCCTTTAGAGCCATTTGCAATCAGAGATGGAAGATTGATTACTGCACAACAACAGCACAGTAGCTTTTTAGCCTCCCAATTGGTTATCGAAGCTTTATCAGAATAA
- a CDS encoding aldehyde dehydrogenase family protein, with the protein MNKYQSLFDTQKEFFYTDVSKTYEWRIGQLDRLEKMLTENQEAFCQALKTDFNKPPFEQLFEITVPLGNIKYYKENLKQLMTPEPVAIPKGLEETGNKGIIYKEPFGVTLIIGPFNAPILLLLDPAIAALAAGNPVILKPANTTPTVAFLFQELIPKYFEPEAVNIVTGGREEITALLELPFDFIFFTGSSAVGKVIMRAAAENLTPIVLELGGQNPTIVDETANLDIAVDRIVWGHMAISGQWCIAPGYVYVHESIADEFIDKLKESVVKMYGKDPSQSPDFARMISEHDTERVASYIISEKVILGGRYNVKAKYMEPTILYPSTWEDPAMQQEIFGPVFPILVYNDLKEIVEIIKRKPKSLAAYFFSKNQQNIDYFLNAVSFGGGCINQTNLHCWIDSLPFGGVGYAGMGKYYGKAGFEALSNTKAMLIGNPDLELDVFPPYEGKDIAKNLSIFG; encoded by the coding sequence ATGAATAAATACCAATCACTTTTTGATACTCAAAAAGAATTTTTCTATACTGATGTTTCCAAAACTTATGAGTGGAGGATAGGCCAGCTCGATAGGTTAGAGAAGATGCTTACTGAAAATCAAGAGGCATTTTGTCAGGCTCTAAAAACCGATTTCAATAAACCTCCATTCGAGCAGTTGTTTGAAATAACAGTTCCTTTAGGAAATATAAAATACTACAAAGAAAACCTTAAACAATTAATGACCCCGGAACCCGTCGCAATACCAAAAGGATTGGAAGAAACTGGTAACAAAGGTATTATTTATAAAGAACCTTTTGGAGTTACTTTAATAATAGGTCCTTTCAATGCGCCGATTTTGTTGTTGCTCGACCCAGCAATTGCAGCTTTGGCAGCGGGAAATCCTGTCATTCTTAAACCTGCTAATACAACGCCCACAGTTGCTTTTCTTTTTCAGGAGCTTATTCCAAAATATTTTGAACCTGAAGCGGTAAATATAGTTACAGGAGGAAGGGAAGAGATCACGGCATTATTAGAGTTGCCTTTCGATTTTATTTTCTTTACGGGAAGTTCTGCAGTAGGCAAAGTCATAATGCGGGCTGCTGCAGAAAACTTAACGCCAATCGTTTTGGAGTTGGGCGGCCAGAACCCGACTATAGTCGATGAAACTGCTAATCTTGATATTGCTGTTGACCGTATTGTTTGGGGGCATATGGCGATTTCCGGACAATGGTGCATTGCCCCGGGTTACGTATATGTACACGAAAGTATCGCAGATGAGTTTATAGATAAATTGAAGGAATCTGTTGTGAAAATGTATGGCAAAGACCCAAGCCAAAGCCCTGATTTCGCAAGGATGATTAGCGAGCATGATACCGAAAGGGTAGCTTCATATATTATTTCGGAAAAAGTAATTTTAGGAGGAAGATATAATGTCAAGGCCAAATATATGGAGCCGACTATCTTATATCCGAGCACTTGGGAAGATCCCGCAATGCAACAAGAAATTTTCGGACCCGTGTTTCCTATTTTGGTATACAATGACTTGAAAGAAATTGTAGAAATCATTAAACGCAAACCTAAATCTTTGGCTGCCTATTTTTTTAGCAAAAATCAACAGAATATAGATTATTTTTTGAATGCGGTTTCTTTTGGGGGTGGCTGTATCAACCAGACCAATTTGCACTGTTGGATAGACAGCCTGCCTTTTGGAGGTGTTGGTTATGCAGGAATGGGCAAGTATTATGGTAAAGCAGGCTTCGAAGCGTTGAGCAATACAAAAGCGATGCTGATAGGGAATCCAGATTTGGAGCTAGACGTTTTTCCACCTTACGAAGGAAAGGACATTGCTAAGAATTTAAGTATTTTTGGATAA
- a CDS encoding AraC family transcriptional regulator: protein MTKKIFFCLYLLSSFIDEQLNHEPQIDTDTENVKGLHGNGSTKIMELSKNSNLILEKSITLYTQLNDSVINIEKKAKNTSVKYIMDKQEGEHPENIIKIVIVPSIVIIFLLNSWILYKYNQKKLNKKDEIIYHLKEETTVNEFKSVSLQANGRRAVNNISISEDTTISLLNKLSKFEKSEKFLKKDVTLTTLSNSLNTNPRYLSEIIKQHKGKNFNNYLNGLRIHYITSRLSTTPIFREYKISYLAEACGFSSREVFSVVFKKEMGVTPSYFISQLKKMKKI, encoded by the coding sequence ATGACAAAAAAAATTTTCTTCTGTCTATACCTGTTGTCTAGTTTTATTGATGAACAATTAAATCATGAACCACAAATTGACACAGATACAGAAAATGTAAAAGGCTTACATGGAAATGGATCCACCAAAATTATGGAACTTTCTAAAAACTCTAACCTAATTTTAGAAAAAAGTATAACCCTCTATACTCAATTGAATGACAGTGTCATAAATATAGAAAAAAAAGCTAAAAATACTTCGGTAAAATATATCATGGATAAACAAGAAGGAGAGCATCCTGAGAATATCATAAAAATAGTTATTGTCCCATCAATTGTTATTATTTTTTTGCTAAACAGTTGGATTTTGTACAAATACAATCAGAAAAAGCTCAATAAAAAAGATGAAATCATTTATCACTTAAAAGAAGAAACAACGGTGAACGAATTTAAATCTGTTTCATTACAAGCTAATGGCAGAAGGGCAGTTAATAATATCAGTATTTCTGAAGATACTACTATATCTCTGCTCAATAAACTTTCAAAGTTTGAAAAATCTGAAAAGTTTTTAAAAAAAGATGTAACGCTCACGACTTTATCAAATTCGCTTAATACGAACCCAAGATATCTTTCAGAAATAATTAAACAGCATAAAGGTAAGAACTTCAATAACTACCTAAATGGACTTCGAATACACTACATCACCAGTAGATTGTCAACAACTCCCATCTTTAGAGAATATAAAATCAGCTATCTTGCTGAAGCCTGTGGTTTTTCCTCACGGGAAGTTTTTTCTGTAGTATTCAAAAAAGAAATGGGTGTAACGCCCTCTTATTTTATAAGTCAGCTTAAAAAAATGAAAAAGATCTGA
- a CDS encoding tetratricopeptide repeat protein yields the protein MKKFIFIILCAFFGTIHGQLISHSKIDNEIKTAKELSSDQPAKSLQLSEEIYRISKNEGYKKGMLESGNLLMAKYYDLGNFKKVVELSKATEILAIELNDNEILSNTYRLRACSYTELGFNDESLKEFQKALNIVPKIKSDNYKYYQESLIYIGLASYSAHINAPVDSVVHYQRKSLETIKKVNDRKDFSNKKNHSLILAYINLGKTSVAMQKTKDAESFFSKALELCQNKTYKSNKNLEIATLNEFAWLYYDQKRYRESKSYAEKAEKLEKQASSPYIRRDIYEVYFKSCVELGEKEISKKYMNLYTKLNDSLVNAEKKTINTPVKQIVEAQSEIHNNNIQKILITISALIIMLSVAGWFFWKRKQQELHSKYELIITNLKASNTTASNSNIAIDRSINITDETIKTLLLKLEKFEKSQKFLKKDLSLTSLANDLNTNTRYLSEIIKQYKEKSYNNYINELRISYIINKLCADPIYREYKISYLAEVCGFSSREVFAVTFKKETGVTPSYFINNLRKDNVIKHS from the coding sequence ATGAAGAAATTTATTTTCATTATCCTTTGTGCTTTTTTCGGTACAATACATGGCCAGTTAATCAGTCATTCGAAAATTGATAATGAGATAAAAACGGCAAAAGAGCTATCTTCAGATCAACCGGCTAAATCCCTGCAGCTTTCGGAAGAAATCTATCGTATTTCTAAAAACGAAGGATACAAAAAAGGAATGCTGGAAAGTGGTAATCTTCTGATGGCTAAATACTATGATTTAGGAAATTTTAAAAAAGTTGTAGAGCTGAGCAAAGCCACAGAGATACTGGCAATTGAGCTTAACGATAATGAAATATTATCAAATACATACAGGCTTAGAGCCTGTTCCTATACAGAACTTGGCTTTAATGATGAGAGTCTTAAAGAATTTCAAAAAGCTTTAAATATTGTTCCCAAAATAAAGTCTGATAACTATAAATATTATCAGGAATCCCTTATATATATCGGTTTGGCCAGTTATTCGGCTCATATTAATGCACCCGTAGATTCTGTAGTTCATTATCAGAGAAAAAGTCTTGAAACCATTAAGAAAGTAAATGACCGCAAGGATTTTAGTAATAAAAAGAATCATTCTCTTATTTTGGCGTATATCAATTTAGGGAAGACAAGTGTTGCAATGCAAAAAACAAAGGATGCTGAATCCTTTTTTTCAAAGGCATTGGAACTATGTCAAAATAAAACGTATAAATCAAACAAAAACCTTGAAATTGCCACCTTAAATGAATTTGCATGGCTTTATTATGATCAGAAAAGATACAGAGAGTCTAAAAGTTATGCTGAAAAGGCAGAGAAATTAGAAAAACAAGCCAGTAGCCCATACATCCGCAGAGATATCTATGAAGTATACTTTAAATCTTGTGTAGAGCTGGGTGAAAAGGAAATTTCAAAAAAATACATGAACCTCTATACAAAACTGAATGATAGTCTGGTCAATGCTGAGAAGAAAACTATAAATACTCCGGTAAAACAAATAGTGGAGGCGCAAAGTGAAATTCATAACAACAACATTCAGAAAATATTAATAACAATATCCGCGCTTATTATTATGCTTTCGGTTGCCGGATGGTTTTTCTGGAAGAGAAAACAGCAAGAACTGCACAGTAAATATGAATTAATCATCACCAATCTAAAAGCATCAAATACGACTGCTTCAAATTCGAATATTGCTATAGACCGAAGCATTAACATTACTGATGAGACCATCAAAACCCTGCTGCTAAAATTAGAAAAATTTGAAAAGTCTCAAAAATTCCTTAAAAAAGACCTTAGCCTTACCTCTCTGGCCAATGATCTGAATACCAATACCAGGTATCTTTCAGAAATAATAAAGCAATATAAAGAGAAGAGCTACAACAATTACATTAATGAATTAAGGATAAGCTATATCATTAATAAACTCTGTGCAGATCCTATTTACAGAGAATATAAGATAAGTTATTTAGCGGAAGTTTGTGGATTTTCCTCACGGGAAGTGTTTGCTGTTACCTTTAAGAAAGAAACGGGGGTTACGCCTTCTTATTTTATTAATAATCTGAGAAAAGATAATGTGATAAAGCATTCCTGA